In the Thermoplasmatales archaeon genome, one interval contains:
- a CDS encoding CPBP family intramembrane metalloprotease has product MDTPDEKRNLLLFFLVAFAWSWLLWLPEVLWNFRLYLAPFGPTLSAFILTYANDGLNGVKELLKRGIDFRFKKIWWIPIFFLMPAIVGFSLLLSILSGSYAEIAILSQPLVIIPAFFYILFLGGPLAEEFGWRGYALDRLQARYSALLSSIFLGVVWGLWHLPLFFMSGQDIYHNIPIPAFILGTIFLSILFTWIYNNTGRSIFAVLIFHTMGNLSHFIFPAMATSLGGLYSLIINIVVVIIILIIFGSKRMVRAVSPKVKI; this is encoded by the coding sequence ATGGATACGCCAGATGAGAAAAGAAATCTGTTGCTATTCTTTTTAGTGGCTTTTGCTTGGTCATGGTTGCTTTGGCTTCCTGAAGTTTTATGGAATTTTCGCCTTTATCTTGCCCCATTTGGTCCAACTTTGTCTGCTTTTATCCTTACCTACGCAAATGATGGATTAAATGGAGTTAAAGAATTGCTTAAGAGAGGTATTGATTTCAGATTCAAGAAGATATGGTGGATTCCTATATTTTTCCTAATGCCAGCTATTGTGGGATTTTCTCTTTTGCTATCTATTCTTAGCGGTAGCTACGCTGAAATTGCAATTTTATCTCAACCCTTGGTTATAATACCCGCATTTTTCTATATTTTGTTTTTGGGCGGTCCTTTGGCTGAAGAATTTGGCTGGAGAGGATATGCTCTTGATAGATTGCAAGCTCGTTATAGTGCTCTTCTTTCCAGTATTTTTCTTGGGGTTGTTTGGGGGTTATGGCACCTTCCTCTATTTTTTATGAGCGGGCAAGATATATATCACAATATTCCCATTCCTGCTTTTATTCTTGGCACAATTTTCCTCTCCATTCTTTTCACATGGATATATAATAATACGGGAAGGAGCATTTTTGCAGTTTTAATCTTCCACACGATGGGAAATCTATCTCATTTTATCTTTCCCGCAATGGCAACATCTCTTGGGGGCTTATATTCCTTGATAATCAACATAGTCGTTGTAATAATTATTTTAATTATATTCGGCTCAAAAAGAATGGTTCGTGCAGTATCTCCGAAAGTGAAAATTTAG
- a CDS encoding riboflavin synthase → MKIIGIADTTFSRYDMAKAAIDELKKNAVGIRIERYTVPGIKDLPVAAKKLIEERNCDIVMALGMPGAMPIDKQCAHEASLGLLAVQILTNKHIIEVFVHEDEAKDEKELAWLAERRTREHALNVINLLFHPEKLQRQAGTGQRQGFEDAGPL, encoded by the coding sequence ATGAAAATAATTGGTATAGCAGATACAACCTTTTCAAGATATGATATGGCAAAAGCAGCTATCGATGAATTGAAGAAAAATGCAGTGGGTATAAGAATTGAAAGATATACAGTTCCAGGAATAAAGGATTTGCCAGTTGCAGCAAAAAAATTGATTGAAGAAAGAAACTGCGATATAGTTATGGCTTTGGGAATGCCAGGAGCAATGCCAATAGACAAGCAGTGTGCTCATGAAGCTTCTCTTGGCTTGCTCGCGGTTCAGATACTTACAAATAAGCACATCATCGAAGTTTTTGTTCATGAAGATGAGGCAAAGGATGAAAAAGAGCTTGCTTGGCTTGCTGAAAGGAGAACAAGAGAGCATGCCTTAAATGTAATAAATTTGCTATTCCATCCAGAAAAATTGCAAAGGCAAGCAGGCACAGGGCAAAGACAGGGTTTTGAAGATGCAGGCCCACTGTAA
- a CDS encoding FAD synthase has protein sequence MGRKRVMASGVFDLIHIGHLHYLEEAKKYGDELIVVVACDETVRKKKYQPIMPAEERRKLVEALKLVDKAIVGYEDDFLRIVEEIKPDIIALGYDQHFEGLEEKLRGRGINAKIVRCGKYDGDLNKTRKIVEKIRKMEALYK, from the coding sequence ATGGGAAGAAAGAGAGTGATGGCGAGCGGGGTTTTTGATTTAATTCATATAGGGCATTTGCATTATCTTGAAGAGGCGAAAAAATACGGGGATGAGCTTATTGTTGTTGTTGCATGTGATGAAACTGTGAGGAAGAAGAAATATCAGCCGATAATGCCAGCTGAGGAAAGGAGAAAACTTGTTGAGGCATTGAAGCTAGTTGATAAGGCAATTGTTGGGTATGAAGATGATTTTCTTAGAATAGTTGAGGAAATAAAGCCAGATATAATAGCTCTTGGATATGACCAGCATTTTGAAGGGCTTGAGGAAAAGTTAAGGGGGAGAGGCATAAATGCAAAAATTGTAAGATGCGGAAAATATGATGGAGATTTAAATAAGACGAGAAAGATTGTTGAAAAAATAAGGAAAATGGAGGCGCTATATAAATGA
- the ribB gene encoding 3,4-dihydroxy-2-butanone-4-phosphate synthase → MKKEVEEAINELKKGNFILVYDADGREEETDFFIHAEFVKPESIYRMRRDGGGLIFIMVSYDIAQKLGLPYLSEIIYNCSDKWHVFKEIIPDDIPYDTKSSFSLTINHRKTFTGIRDIDRAMTISKFAETVKEVKNLESKEAMHIFGKNFRSPGHVPICISAKRLLKERQGHTELGIALAELAGLAPVMAGCEMLDFGESLSKRKAMDYAEKHGMVFVEGRDVVEAWEERE, encoded by the coding sequence ATGAAGAAGGAAGTTGAGGAAGCAATAAATGAGTTAAAAAAAGGTAATTTTATTCTTGTATATGATGCTGATGGGAGGGAAGAGGAAACTGATTTTTTTATTCATGCGGAATTTGTTAAACCAGAATCCATATATAGGATGCGGAGGGATGGAGGGGGACTTATATTCATAATGGTAAGTTATGATATTGCTCAAAAACTTGGCTTACCCTATCTTTCAGAAATAATTTATAATTGCTCTGATAAATGGCATGTTTTTAAGGAAATTATTCCAGATGATATTCCATATGATACAAAATCCTCTTTCTCTCTCACCATAAATCACAGAAAAACTTTTACTGGAATAAGAGATATAGATAGAGCGATGACAATATCTAAATTTGCTGAAACTGTTAAAGAGGTAAAAAATCTTGAAAGCAAGGAAGCAATGCATATTTTTGGAAAAAATTTCAGGAGCCCGGGGCATGTGCCAATATGCATTTCTGCAAAAAGGCTATTGAAAGAAAGGCAAGGGCATACAGAGCTGGGAATTGCTCTTGCGGAGCTTGCGGGGCTGGCGCCTGTTATGGCCGGCTGTGAGATGCTCGATTTTGGGGAGAGCTTGAGCAAGAGGAAGGCGATGGATTATGCTGAAAAGCACGGGATGGTTTTTGTTGAGGGGCGTGATGTGGTGGAAGCATGGGAAGAAAGAGAGTGA
- a CDS encoding 30S ribosomal protein S17e gives MGNIKPSFIKNVALELINKFPDVFSDDFEKNKLMVEKFTTIKSKNTRNRVAGYIARIMEDRKKKNEEGS, from the coding sequence TTGGGAAACATAAAGCCTTCATTCATAAAAAATGTAGCATTGGAGCTAATAAACAAATTTCCAGATGTATTTAGTGATGATTTTGAAAAAAATAAATTGATGGTTGAAAAATTCACCACAATAAAATCAAAAAATACCCGCAACAGGGTTGCTGGTTATATTGCAAGGATAATGGAGGATAGAAAGAAGAAAAATGAAGAAGGAAGTTGA